A segment of the Pseudoalteromonas sp. UG3-2 genome:
AGGTCATTGTTATTGAAGACATCTCGCAAGCAAAGCCTGAGAAGGATGCTGCTCTGATCATGACTGTTACTGCGAATGAAGAAATTACACAAGGTGCTAATCAGCGTGCCTCTTTACCAACATTAGCCTTTGTCACTCCAGCTCTGCATACCACCTCTACTGAGCAGCAACTGCAGGTGGATATGGTACGCTCACTCTACCCCCACACCCAGCACTCTTTTATGCAGTTACTGAAGAAGCTGCGCCAAACGACTAAGCCAGTCCCCGTCGACAGTCTCGATGACTTAGCGCCACTGGATGAGCTCGATAGCCTGCTAACGCAAACAAAGGACTCTAGCTGCAATGAGCAAAGTGATGCCGGTAAAACAATCTTGCTCGCAGAGGACAACCCTTTTAACCAGAAGCTGATTGTTAAGCAACTGGCTCGATTACAATTAAACTGTGATATTGCCAGCAATGGCCAAGAAGCTTTGGATAAATTCAAAAATAATGACTACAGCCTACTACTCACCGACTGCCATATGCCAGAAATGGACGGTTACGAGCTAACTAAGCATATTCGTGAATTAGAACAACAACAGCAGCGCACCGCTATACCTATTGTTGCGGTGACCGGTGCGGCCATGAAAGGCGATAAAGAAAATTGCATCGACAGTGGTATGAATGATTACGTCAGTAAACCGGTAAGACTGATGGAATTAAAGGACACTTTATACAAATGGCTGAACACAGAGGATAGTAATGAGTAAATCGCTGAATCCACAAGTTATGATAGAGCTTATCGGTGATGATAAGGCCAGCGCGAGAAAGTTTTATAGCGATTTTCTCCAGCAAGCAAAGTCCAGCTGTGGGCTACTTAAACAAGCTTACCAAGACAGCGCATATCAAGAGCTGAAAGACCATGCACACTTTTTAAAAACGTCTGCCAAAGCCGTGGGGGCAGAAGTACTAGCGGAGCAACTACAAGAACTAGAGGAGCAAGCCTTAGCTAATAACCAAGCACAGTGTGCCGAGCTTATCCGCGCCATTCAT
Coding sequences within it:
- a CDS encoding Hpt domain-containing protein, yielding MSKSLNPQVMIELIGDDKASARKFYSDFLQQAKSSCGLLKQAYQDSAYQELKDHAHFLKTSAKAVGAEVLAEQLQELEEQALANNQAQCAELIRAIHTELGSHFVLALKAHLQQA